AGTTGTACGGCGTGTGGCCGGTGCGGCCGCTTGGCAGGACCAGCCACGACGCAGTGTCCGGGATACTCCCTGCAAGCCGTTACCGTTTGATGATCAAACCGGGACGAGGGCGTGTCGGGCCGCCAGGACGGCGCGTTGGGGCAGGAAGGCGGGCAAGGCCGCAGGCCGGCCGCCGATGGAGGGGGGTCTCCATCGGCGGCTGGCGGACTGTCCGGTCAGGGGCGGAAAAGGGCTGTCGGGGAGGTCGGGCGTTAGAAATAGACGGCCGGGTCTGTGGCCAGCCGGCGGTCGCGGGAGATGGGGCGCAGCTGGTTGCGCCGGGCCAGACGTTCGGCCCACCAGCCCTGGTAGTCCTCGATGCGCTGCACCTCGGAGCCCTCGTGGTCGAACTGGCTGCCGACTTCCAGGTAGACGTCGAGGTTGGCCAGATCCGGGCGCGGCAGGGCCTTGGCGGCAAAGGCCTGCCACATGGTCTCGTACAGCCCTTCGAGGCCGGCCACCAGACCGGGCATGTCAAAGAGCGCGGCGCTGTCGTGGGCGGCGGCCAGACGCTGCCGCAGCGGGACCAGGGCGGCGGGATCATTGCCCAGGGCCACGGCCCGCTCCACGTAGGCGTCCACCGTGTCGCAGACCAGTTCCGGCAGGCCGGCGGCATGCACCAGACTGCCGCAGACCCGGGAGGCGAACGACCGGCCGCTGACGGTCAGGACCGGCACCCCGGTCCACAGGGCGTCGGAGGCGGTGGTGTGCGCGCCATAGGGCGTGGTGTCCAGGAACAGGTCGGCCAGGGCGTAGCGGGCCAGATGGGCCGGGTTGGCCGCTTTGGGGGCGAAGACCAGCCGCTCGGGGTCGATGCCCCGGCTTTGGGCCTGCGCCCGCAGACGGGCGTTGACGTCGTCGCCGCTCCCCAGCAGCCACAGCACGCTGCCGGGAACCCGGGCCAGGATGGCGAGCCAGCGCTCGAAGGTGGCGTGGTGGATTTTGTGCGCGCCGTTAAAACAACAATAGACCATGGCGTCTTCGGGCAACCCGGCCTCGGCCCGGCCGGGGCGGTCCGGGGCCACGGTCCGGTTGCGGTTGCTTGGCTGGTAGCAGGGCAGGCGCAGGATCTTTTCGGAATAATAGGCCTCGTGGGAGGCGGGAATGATCCAGTCGTCGGCGATCAGGTAGTGGTGGTAGGGGCTGGCCATGGTCCCGGGGTAGCCAAGCCAGTTGACAATGATCGGGGCCGGGCGCAGGGCCACGAGTTTGAGCCTGGCGTCGCGGGTATAGCCGTTTAAATCGACCAGGATATGGATGCCGTCATCGGCGATGCGTTTGGCCGCGGCAGCGTCGTCGAGCTGGCTTATGGGCACGAAATGGTCGGCCGTGGCCTGGAAATGCCGGTGGAGCGGGTCTGCGGCGTCAATGCCGCAGTAATAGGCAAAGACCTCCACCCGGCTGCGGTCGTGCAGGCCGAAAACCTCGTGCATGAGATAGCCCACGGCGTGTTCGCGCAGGTCCGAGGAGAGGTAGCCGATGCGAAGGGGAGCTGCCCCGTTCC
The sequence above is drawn from the Desulfovibrio sp. TomC genome and encodes:
- a CDS encoding O-linked N-acetylglucosamine transferase, SPINDLY family protein — protein: MSNDVLSPALIQSMVGSLSVPDLIRTTETFKQSGQAASVEAAYAAWIGHNPDDPLLYAVLFNYSVVLSDVGKLAEAQQRLEQAIALNADFMPAYINLGRIYERQGKVGLAIIQWSAALARMAAVNGPAVTHKTTALNQSARALEGVNQDDAAENMLRESLELDGRQREVIQHLVALRQRQCKWPVTLASERVERSLLVDGMSPLSAAAYTDDPLWQLALADHYNKLDVGIPAGAMTAWPKAVRNGAAPLRIGYLSSDLREHAVGYLMHEVFGLHDRSRVEVFAYYCGIDAADPLHRHFQATADHFVPISQLDDAAAAKRIADDGIHILVDLNGYTRDARLKLVALRPAPIIVNWLGYPGTMASPYHHYLIADDWIIPASHEAYYSEKILRLPCYQPSNRNRTVAPDRPGRAEAGLPEDAMVYCCFNGAHKIHHATFERWLAILARVPGSVLWLLGSGDDVNARLRAQAQSRGIDPERLVFAPKAANPAHLARYALADLFLDTTPYGAHTTASDALWTGVPVLTVSGRSFASRVCGSLVHAAGLPELVCDTVDAYVERAVALGNDPAALVPLRQRLAAAHDSAALFDMPGLVAGLEGLYETMWQAFAAKALPRPDLANLDVYLEVGSQFDHEGSEVQRIEDYQGWWAERLARRNQLRPISRDRRLATDPAVYF